The genomic stretch CTTGTTTGGTTAATTGCACATCTAAATGTCCTTTTATGGCTTGTTCTACCACACTCAATGCTTCACTTACGGCTTCATTATCTTTAAGTAGTCCTGCTTGAATCTTTTTAATATTATCATTGACCACTGTGGACATCGCACCAAACTCATCTTTACTGTTTATTTCAATAAGGTGCGCCTCTCTCTCCTCTTTATTTAAGTATCTAAAGAAACTCAATAACCCGGTTTGAAACTGTGATAAAGAGTTATTGATGTTTTTTGAAAGAACCAACACCAATGCAACAATGATGAATATGATGATAATAGATACAACGATATTGATGATTTCAGTTATTCTAATAGACTCTTTTGTGTGCACATCAATCTCCTTGATGAGTTTGATAATATTCTCTTCTGTTTGATGTACGGTTGCTCGCATCTCTTTTCGAATACCTTCATCACTTGATAAACCTAAAATAGTTTCCTCTTCTACTAATGCTAAAAAATGATTTCGGTAGTTTCTAAGATCTCCAAGTAATTCTTCAGAAATATTGGATTGTAGAAGTGCATCAATTTTCTTTTTAAAAATCTCTACATACTTTAAATCACTTCGAAGCATGAAATCTTTTTCTTGTTTTCTTAAGTCATAAACTTGTGATAACAACTTAAAGTCTTTTGTTTGTGTTGCTGTTTCTTGAACGTGATGAACACTCTCTCTTAAGCTTCCATACAGACCATCTTTGGAATTCAGACCAATTTTTTGCTGTGTTTGTACCAACTTTGAAAATATCTGTTGATAGGACGTTGTGATGGTTTGAAAATTCTTTAACTCTGTGATTTCTAATGCTTGGTTGGCAAAGAAGAGTTCAAGTGTTTGAACCTCCTCTTGCATTTTTTTGAAAACAGTGTTGAACTGTTCAAAATATTTTAAATCTTTTCGTAAAAGAAAATCTTTTTCATGTTTTCTCAATTCTAATATTGAGAGTTCCAGTTTTTCTATACTCACTTTGACATCACTGAGATTGACCAATGTAATAATGGTTCTTTCATTTAAGAAAATAAGTGCCACTAAACCAATAACAGTCATAGCAGTGAGTAAAAGAAGTTTTGATTTTATTTTTAAGTTATTTAACATGATTCACTCCATAAATTAGTTTCATTTAATACTTGTCACATTGTATACTGCCCATATGATATTTGCATGATATTTTGAAATGAGTTCAGAAGATTTTATAAAAGCCGAGTTTTAGTAAAATTTGAATAAAATGCAAGGCTATAATATATTTGAAGGTAAGCTATGTGTGGTATTGTTGGTTATATTGGTAAGCAAAAAACAGTCAATATTTTATTAGATGGATTAAAGGAGCTTGAGTACAGAGGGTACGACTCTGCTGGAGTTGCTTTACTGAATCAAAATAAAATTTCTGTGTATAAAGCTTTGGGGAAACTTAATAACTTAGAAGAGAAAATCAATACCAGCAACGACAATGAAAGTTATGACTTAGGTATTGGTCATACACGATGGGCCACACACGGTAAACCTACAGAACTAAACGCGCATCCACATTTAGGAGAGTACTCTTATGTGGTGCATAATGGAATCATTGAAAATTATAAAGAGCTTAAAGATGAGCTTATATCTCATGGACACAAATTTGTTTCTCAAACAGACACGGAAGTGATTGTGCATCTTTTTGAGTATTATCAAAACAGTTTGAACTCGTGTCAAGAAGCGTTTGAAAAAACTGTAGAACGACTTGAAGGGGCATACTCTATTTTACTCATTTCAAAAGCGTGCCCTGAGAACATCTTCTTCTTTAAACATGGAAGCCCTTTGATTGTGGCACATGGCATGAATGAAGGGGAAGTACTGTTCGCTTCTTCAGATGCACCTTTAATAGGGCTGTGTAAAGATGTGGTTTATTTAGAAGATGAGTGTGGTGGTGTGGCTTCAAAAGAGGGTATTGTCTTTTTTGATGAGAGCCAAGTGCAATGGGGAAGTTTGCCCAGTTCTAAGCAATTTGCTCAAAAAGAGGGTTATCGTTTCTTTATGGAAAAAGAGATTTATGAGCAAAGCAATGTGGTCAGTGATACGATGTTGGGACGACTTCAAGACCAAAGTATCACGTTTGATGAGTTTGATGCAAGTCTTATTCAAGGCATTAATGAAATCAAAATATGTGCATGCGGTACCTCGTATCATGCAGGAATCACAGCATCTTATCTTTTTGAGCGATTAGCAAAAGTGAAATGTTCGGTTGAGATTGCAAGTGAATTTCGATATAAAGAGCCACTTTTAACCAAAGACACACTTTTTATTGTGATTTCTCAAAGTGGTGAGACCGCGGATACATTAGAAGCTTTGAAAATGGCCAAAAAAAATGGTCTCAAATCAATTGTGGTATGTAATGTAGATAACTCCTCCATGACCCGAGTGGCGGACCACTCTGTTTTAACGCGTGCAGGAATTGAAAAAGGGGTGGCAAGTACCAAAGCCTTTTCAACGCAAGTTGTGGTACTTTGGATGATGGCCTTATATTTTGCACAACAAAAAAAGGTTCTTAGCCAAGAGGCAATGCATACAGAACTGCACGCTTTAAGAGAAGTTCCCTCTTCTTTATTGGTATTAGATAAAGTTCATGAAAAAACGCGACGTCTCTCAAAGCGTTATTTACATGGCCATGGTTTTTTCTTTATAGGACGTGATGTCTTTTTCCCATTGGCACTGGAAGGTGCTCTTAAATTAAAAGAAATTTCATATTTACACGCAGAAGGATATCCTGCAGGTGAGATGAAACACGGGCCAATTGCATTGGCAGATCCAGAACTTTTTACAATTGCTTTAATGCCTCAACACTTGCTTTATGATAAAATAAAGAGTAATGTCGAGGAGTTAAGTGCACGTGATAGTACGATTTGTGCTATTTCGCCATTGAGTTTTGATTTGGCTGATGATTTTATACAAACCAATGTAAAAGATCACTACATGTTAGAGTTCTTTGAGATGTTGGTGGTGTTACAGTTACTCTCTATGGAGATTTCTGTACGATTAGGAAATGATGTGGATATGCCAAGAAACTTGGCGAAGTCCGTTACTGTTGAATAGAGTATTCAACAAACAATTATTGTAATTTATTATTTTTTTTTAACAACACAGACGTAATGAATAAAAATAATGGAAAACAAAAATGGAAAACCTACGAGGAAAACAAAAATGGAAAACAAAAAAGAGTATTTATTTACTTCAGAAGTAGTAAGCCCTGGACACCCTGATAAGTGTGCAGATATTATCGCAGACAGTATCGTTGATCGACTGATCATGGAAGACAAAAATTCGCGTGTCGCATCAGAGGTTTTTGTAGCAGGGAAACATGTTGTAATTGGTGGAGAAGTAAAATCCAAT from Candidatus Marinarcus aquaticus encodes the following:
- the glmS gene encoding glutamine--fructose-6-phosphate transaminase (isomerizing), with translation MCGIVGYIGKQKTVNILLDGLKELEYRGYDSAGVALLNQNKISVYKALGKLNNLEEKINTSNDNESYDLGIGHTRWATHGKPTELNAHPHLGEYSYVVHNGIIENYKELKDELISHGHKFVSQTDTEVIVHLFEYYQNSLNSCQEAFEKTVERLEGAYSILLISKACPENIFFFKHGSPLIVAHGMNEGEVLFASSDAPLIGLCKDVVYLEDECGGVASKEGIVFFDESQVQWGSLPSSKQFAQKEGYRFFMEKEIYEQSNVVSDTMLGRLQDQSITFDEFDASLIQGINEIKICACGTSYHAGITASYLFERLAKVKCSVEIASEFRYKEPLLTKDTLFIVISQSGETADTLEALKMAKKNGLKSIVVCNVDNSSMTRVADHSVLTRAGIEKGVASTKAFSTQVVVLWMMALYFAQQKKVLSQEAMHTELHALREVPSSLLVLDKVHEKTRRLSKRYLHGHGFFFIGRDVFFPLALEGALKLKEISYLHAEGYPAGEMKHGPIALADPELFTIALMPQHLLYDKIKSNVEELSARDSTICAISPLSFDLADDFIQTNVKDHYMLEFFEMLVVLQLLSMEISVRLGNDVDMPRNLAKSVTVE